One Nonomuraea angiospora DNA segment encodes these proteins:
- a CDS encoding DUF2071 domain-containing protein — MSFVGTPRPRPRWHHAHTDLENFAIVSYRVDADALARHLPEDFAPMEAAFGDGPGALVSAVAFRDRDFHFRFLPQASINCGQINYRAYVTAYGKAGVWFFGTRLDHPVVAIPQHLWGMPWRRDHIRIEADWLGTPARWRLESADGRCEAVELPQAPALLDGFTNDSDWLEQLTHPIQGWYRRRDGRVGAYSIWHPVMRPRHLEAAFARFPFFERLGLITPDTPPHSILAQARIPFDIHTPPWRFHPDERPGRRP; from the coding sequence ATGAGCTTCGTGGGCACCCCTCGGCCGCGTCCGCGCTGGCACCACGCGCACACGGATCTGGAGAACTTCGCGATCGTGAGCTACCGGGTGGACGCCGACGCGCTCGCCCGGCACCTGCCCGAGGACTTCGCACCCATGGAGGCGGCCTTCGGGGACGGCCCCGGAGCCCTGGTCTCCGCCGTCGCCTTCCGCGACCGGGACTTCCACTTCCGGTTCCTGCCGCAGGCGTCGATCAACTGCGGGCAGATCAACTACCGGGCCTACGTCACCGCGTACGGCAAGGCGGGGGTCTGGTTCTTCGGCACCCGCCTGGACCACCCCGTCGTGGCGATCCCGCAGCACCTGTGGGGCATGCCGTGGCGCCGCGACCACATCCGCATCGAGGCCGACTGGCTGGGCACGCCGGCCCGCTGGCGCCTGGAGTCCGCGGACGGCCGGTGCGAGGCGGTCGAACTCCCGCAGGCTCCGGCGCTGCTGGACGGCTTCACGAACGATTCGGACTGGCTGGAGCAACTCACCCACCCGATCCAGGGCTGGTACCGGCGCAGAGACGGCAGGGTGGGCGCCTACAGCATCTGGCACCCGGTCATGCGACCCCGGCACCTGGAGGCCGCCTTCGCCAGATTCCCCTTCTTCGAGCGCCTGGGGCTGATCACGCCGGACACGCCCCCGCACTCGATCCTGGCGCAGGCCCGGATCCCCTTCGACATCCACACGCCACCGTGGCGCTTCCACCCGGACGAGCGACCCGGCCGTCGGCCGTAG
- the rpmG gene encoding 50S ribosomal protein L33, which translates to MAATDVRPKITLACQECKHRNYITRKNRRNDPDRLELKKYCPNCRCHRAHRETR; encoded by the coding sequence GTGGCTGCCACCGACGTTAGGCCGAAGATCACGCTGGCCTGCCAGGAGTGCAAGCACCGCAACTACATCACGCGGAAGAACCGGCGCAACGACCCGGATCGGCTTGAGCTGAAGAAGTACTGCCCCAACTGCCGCTGCCACCGCGCGCACCGCGAGACCCGCTAG
- a CDS encoding MaoC family dehydratase N-terminal domain-containing protein, producing MALNRDFVGRTYSPSAPYEVSRVKIREFAAAIGDNNPLYRDKEAAQAAGYPDVIAPPTFPIVFSLQSGGEALVDPDLGLNLAMVVHGEQRFEYVRQVCAGDQLVTTATITDIRTAGRNELLTVRSEVTTVDGEPVCVTYNTIVERGGAG from the coding sequence ATGGCCTTGAACCGAGACTTCGTGGGCAGGACCTATTCGCCCAGCGCGCCGTACGAGGTCAGCCGGGTGAAGATCAGGGAGTTCGCCGCCGCGATCGGTGACAACAACCCGCTCTACCGGGACAAAGAGGCAGCCCAGGCCGCCGGATACCCCGATGTGATCGCGCCGCCCACGTTCCCCATCGTGTTCAGCCTGCAGAGCGGGGGCGAGGCGCTCGTCGATCCCGATCTCGGGCTGAACCTCGCCATGGTCGTCCACGGCGAGCAGCGCTTCGAGTACGTCCGGCAGGTCTGCGCCGGCGACCAGCTCGTCACGACCGCGACGATCACCGACATCCGCACGGCCGGGCGGAACGAGTTGCTGACGGTCAGGAGCGAAGTGACGACCGTCGACGGCGAGCCGGTCTGCGTCACCTACAACACGATCGTCGAGCGCGGAGGGGCCGGTTGA
- a CDS encoding MaoC family dehydratase, protein MTATVKYDEVEVGQEIPVVDYNVRRLNLVMYAGASGDFNQIHWNERFAKMVGLPDVIAHGMYTMAQAGRFVTDWAGDPGAVVDFGVRFSSMVVVPDDDQGATVSVSGVVEEKLEDKRVVIGLTARSGDQKVLSKARAVVQLS, encoded by the coding sequence ATGACCGCCACGGTGAAGTACGACGAGGTCGAGGTCGGGCAGGAGATCCCGGTGGTCGACTACAACGTGCGCCGGCTCAACCTGGTGATGTACGCCGGGGCTTCCGGGGACTTCAACCAGATCCACTGGAACGAGCGGTTCGCCAAGATGGTGGGGCTGCCCGACGTGATCGCGCATGGGATGTACACGATGGCGCAGGCCGGGCGGTTCGTCACGGACTGGGCCGGGGACCCCGGGGCGGTGGTGGACTTCGGGGTGCGGTTCTCGTCGATGGTGGTCGTTCCCGACGACGATCAGGGGGCGACGGTCTCGGTCAGCGGGGTGGTGGAGGAGAAACTGGAGGACAAGCGGGTGGTCATCGGGCTCACCGCCAGGTCGGGCGATCAGAAGGTGCTCTCCAAGGCCCGCGCGGTGGTCCAGCTGTCCTGA
- a CDS encoding UDP-N-acetylmuramate dehydrogenase: MEMLAPYTTLRLGGPARDFAEATTAEHLVSLVAEADMKGLPTLVLGGGSNVVVSDEGFDGLVVKVSTQGVTVSRDGEQMLVTVEAGEDWDSLVARAVAEGWSGIECMSGIPGLVGSTPIQNVGAYGQEVSQTIRCVRAYDRRTRQVVDLEARQCGFSYRDSAFKRDLARHVVLAVTYALDISEMSGPLAYAELAGRLDAEAGGRVPLARAREAVLALRRGKGMVLDPDDPDTRSAGSFFTNPILTPEEAAELASRAPGHPRWELPGGSVKVPAAWLIEQAGYPKGYARGPVRISTKHTLALTNPDGVATTGDLLALAREVRDGVREKFGVTLVNEPVLVGCDLAEDLGEDLGEDLTEDLAE, encoded by the coding sequence ATGGAGATGCTCGCGCCGTACACCACGCTGCGCCTAGGCGGCCCCGCCCGCGACTTCGCCGAGGCGACCACGGCGGAGCACCTCGTGTCCCTGGTGGCCGAGGCCGACATGAAGGGGCTGCCCACGCTGGTGCTCGGCGGGGGCAGCAACGTCGTGGTGTCCGACGAGGGCTTCGACGGGCTGGTGGTCAAGGTCTCGACCCAGGGCGTGACCGTCTCGCGCGACGGCGAGCAGATGCTGGTCACGGTCGAGGCGGGGGAGGACTGGGATTCGCTGGTCGCCCGCGCCGTGGCCGAGGGCTGGTCGGGCATCGAGTGCATGTCGGGCATCCCCGGGCTGGTCGGCTCGACGCCCATCCAGAACGTCGGCGCGTACGGGCAGGAGGTGTCCCAGACCATCCGGTGCGTGCGGGCCTACGACCGCCGCACCAGGCAGGTGGTGGATCTGGAGGCGCGGCAGTGCGGGTTCTCCTACCGTGACAGCGCCTTCAAGCGCGACCTGGCGCGGCATGTGGTGCTCGCGGTGACGTACGCGCTGGATATTTCGGAAATGTCCGGCCCGCTGGCGTACGCGGAGCTGGCCGGCAGGCTGGACGCGGAGGCCGGCGGCAGGGTGCCGCTCGCGCGGGCCCGTGAGGCCGTGCTGGCGCTGCGGCGAGGCAAGGGCATGGTGCTCGACCCGGACGATCCCGACACCCGCAGCGCCGGCTCGTTCTTCACCAACCCGATCCTCACGCCCGAGGAGGCCGCGGAGCTGGCCTCCCGCGCCCCGGGGCATCCGCGCTGGGAGCTGCCCGGCGGATCGGTCAAGGTGCCCGCCGCGTGGCTGATCGAGCAGGCGGGCTACCCGAAGGGGTACGCGCGCGGGCCCGTACGCATCTCCACCAAGCACACGCTCGCGCTGACCAACCCCGACGGGGTCGCCACCACCGGCGACCTGCTCGCGCTGGCCAGGGAGGTCCGGGACGGGGTGCGGGAGAAGTTCGGGGTCACGCTGGTCAACGAGCCCGTGCTCGTCGGCTGCGACCTCGCGGAAGACCTCGGGGAAGACCTCGGGGAAGACCTCACGGAAGACCTCGCGGAATAA
- a CDS encoding TMEM165/GDT1 family protein, translating to MEAFWISLAVIFVAELGDKSQLMAMTFATRFKTWPVLAGITIATTVVHLVSVAVGGLIGDALPTTAISVVAGLAFLGFAAWTLRGDELTEDESKKAQRTTRNALIAVTVAFFLSELGDKTMLATITLATQHGWLGTWIGSTVGMVAADALAILVGRLLGKHLPEKMIRYGAAAAFAVFGVILLAEALL from the coding sequence TTGGAAGCGTTCTGGATCAGTCTCGCCGTCATCTTCGTGGCCGAGCTCGGCGACAAGAGTCAGCTCATGGCGATGACGTTCGCGACCCGTTTCAAGACCTGGCCCGTGCTCGCGGGCATCACGATCGCCACGACCGTCGTGCACCTGGTCAGCGTCGCCGTGGGCGGCCTGATCGGTGACGCGTTGCCGACGACGGCCATCTCGGTGGTGGCGGGGCTGGCCTTCCTCGGGTTCGCCGCGTGGACGCTGCGCGGGGACGAGCTGACCGAGGACGAGTCGAAGAAGGCCCAGCGCACCACCAGGAACGCCCTGATCGCGGTGACCGTGGCGTTCTTCCTGAGCGAGCTGGGCGACAAGACGATGCTGGCCACCATCACGCTGGCCACGCAGCACGGCTGGCTCGGCACCTGGATCGGCTCGACCGTCGGCATGGTGGCGGCGGACGCGCTGGCGATCCTGGTGGGACGGCTGCTGGGCAAGCACCTGCCGGAGAAGATGATCCGGTACGGCGCCGCGGCGGCGTTCGCGGTCTTCGGCGTGATCCTCCTGGCGGAAGCGCTCCTTTAA